The Girardinichthys multiradiatus isolate DD_20200921_A chromosome 6, DD_fGirMul_XY1, whole genome shotgun sequence genome window below encodes:
- the acsl3b gene encoding long-chain-fatty-acid--CoA ligase 3b, with product MKLKEDINPLFLQVFRSVVWVYSVLTFLPWYFFSGAGTNLERARRIKARSISGHPAGPYRANNSQEKLVALVQPGVNTLDKMFEYAAMRFPYRDCLGTREVLSEEDELQPNGKVFKKVILGNYNWLSYEEVYHAAKCFGSGLAALNQKPHHNIAIFCETRAEWVIAAQACFMYNFPMVTLYATLGPKAIVHGLNETEVTHIITSKDLLQSRLKAILCDVPRLQYIIVVDVKPTSWSDMPGGITVYNMDAVKELGSKPVHVDRRHPGPSDTAVIMYTSGSTGIPKGVMISHSNLIAGIAGMAERIPNLNETDTYIGYLPLAHVLELSAELVCISHGCRIGYSSPQTLADQSSKIKKGSKGDTSVLKPTLMASVPEIMDRIYKNVMTKVDEMSKFQKTLFVLAYNYKMEQISKGYSTPLCDRLVFHKIRSLLGGNTRVLLSGGAPLSAATQRFMNVCMCCPVGQGYGLTETCGAGTISEVWDYSTGRVGAPLVCSEITLKDWEEGGYHSTDKPNPRGEILIGGPNVTMGYYKSEGKNHEDFFVDAKGQRWFCTGDIGEFHPDGCLKIIDRKKDLVKLQAGEYVSLGKVEAVLKNCPLIDNICAYANSEESYVISFVVPNHKQLMGLAEQMQIKDTLEELCNNPQMEREVLRIITEAAVSGKLERFEIPKKIRLSPEPWTPETGLVTDAFKLKRKELKTHYQEDIERMYGGK from the exons ATGAAATTGAAGGAGGATATAAACCCGCTGTTCCTGCAGGTTTTCCGCTCTGTCGTCTGGGTCTACTCTGTCCTAACCTTCCTACCCTGGTACTTCTTTTCCGGGGCCGGAACCAATTTGGAGCGAGCGCGTCGGATAAAGGCCCGCTCCATCAGCGGACACCCAGCAGGACCTTACAGGGCTAACAATAGCCAAGAGAAGCTGGTGGCACTGGTGCAGCCAGGAGTCAACACACTGGACAAAATGTTCGAGTATGCAGCGATGAGGTTTCCATACAGGGACTGTCTGGGAACCCGGGAGGTGCTGAGTGAGGAGGATGAGCTCCAACCAAACGGCAAAGTGTTCAAAAAG GTGATTCTCGGAAACTATAACTGGCTCTCGTATGAGGAAGTCTATCATGCAGCCAAGTGCTTTGGTAGTGGTCTGGCAGCTCTTAATCAGAAGCCTCACCATAACATCGCCATTTTCTGTGAGACCAGAGCTGAGTGGGTCATAGCAGCACAGGCCTGCTTCATGTACAATTTCCCAA TGGTGACCCTGTACGCCACGCTCGGGCCCAAAGCCATAGTTCATGGGCTGAATGAAACAGAGGTCACCCACATCATCACAAGCAAGGACCTACTTCAGAGCCGCCTTAAG GCCATTCTGTGTGATGTCCCGCGCCTGCAGTATATTATCGTTGTGGATGTTAAACCCACAAGCTGGTCAGACATGCCCGGAGGTATCACGGTCTACAACATGGACGCTGTGAAGGAGCTGGGATCCAAGCCTGTTCACG TGGACCGCAGACACCCGGGGCCCTCGGACACCGCTGTCATCATGTACACCAGCGGCTCCACAGGCATCCCCAAGGGTGTGATGATCTCTCATAGCAACCTCATTGCCGGCATTGCAGGCATGGCCGAGCGGATCCCGAACCTCAA TGAGACAGACACCTACATTGGCTATCTACCATTGGCTCATGTTTTAGAGCTCAGTGCAGAACTGGTTTGCATCTCCCATGGCTGTCGCATTGGATATTCCTCTCCTCAGACTCTAGCCGACCAG TCCTCCAAGATCAAGAAGGGCAGTAAAGGGGATACCAGTGTGCTAAAACCAACTCTCATGGCATCTGTACCA GAAATCATGGATCGAATTTACAAAAACGTCATGACTAAAGTGGACGAGATGAGCAAATTTCAGAAGACGCTTTTTGTGTTGGCTTATAACTACAAGATGGAGCAGATCTCCAAGGGCTACAGTACCCCTCTCTGTGACAG ATTAGTTTTCCACAAAATACGGTCTCTGTTGGGTGGGAACACTCGGGTGCTGCTCTCTGGTGGAGCTCCGCTATCGGCTGCAACGCAGCGCTTTATGAATGTCTGCATGTGCTGCCCTGTGGGACAAGGCTACGGCCTGACGGAGACTTGTGGAGCAGGCACCATCAGTGAGG tttgggaTTACAGTACAGGACGGGTTGGTGCTCCACTGGTTTGTTCAGAGATCACTCTGAAGGACTGGGAGGAGG gtggTTACCACAGCACCGACAAGCCCAACCCAAGGGGGGAAATATTGATTGGAGGGCCGAATGTGACAATGGGTTACTACAAAAGTGAAGGCAAGAATCATGAGGACTTTTTCGTGGATGCGAAGGGCCAGCGATGGTTCTGCACAGGAGACATAGGAGAATTCCATCCTGACGGATGCCTGAAGATTATCG aCCGTAAAAAAGACTTGGTGAAACTCCAGGCAGGCGAATACGTCTCTCTCGGAAAAGTAGAGGCTGTTTTGAAGAACTGCCCACTCATAGACAATATCTGTGCCTACGCCAATAG tgagGAGTCATATGTGATCAGCTTTGTGGTTCCCAACCACAAACAGCTAATGGGCTTGGCGGAGCAGATGCAAATAAAGGACACGTTGGAAGAACTCTGCAACAACCCCCAGATGGAACGGGAGGTGCTCCGCATCATTACTGAGGCTGCCGTCTCAG GAAAACTGGAGAGGTTTGAGATTCCCAAAAAAATCCGCCTGAGTCCTGAGCCGTGGACACCGGAGACCGGCCTGGTCACAGATGCATTCAAATTGAAACGCAAGGAGCTCAAAACACACTACCAAGAAGACATTGAGAGGATGTATGGTGGGAAATAA
- the scg2b gene encoding secretogranin-2b — translation MLHFHHKLPAEGAVVLLAFLLHGCAVHTASLPRQYRLRGGENEGQPAAFSPSSDMIKALEYIENLKQRNGDRSEPVDYDEVEKFKILLQLASQQDEVPGDRQPAPSIHDQGITAGHLMKAMLKTLQDQAGKDPRSGRRAHRHHTKDTEAPESPPADYGNFPRPHKKYPLMFEDEENTDAAKRATEDLDEQYTPQSLANLRSIFDELGRMAAAPGQKRGVFGDDGEDAFSQDVAGGEDWVPVEEREETEEMVNRSHEEMDRALNEQEESEREEMQRRANQNQEDADDDTKLVDYYLLKVLEMSDQTQNRDQTGDQRKRLIRPSIVDPRTVKELLELSLKLHVPPQDLIDMVLTEELRKLHRNPQTLTRYTAGQTPKIRYFSRRLPLKSKPAPDDMDREDFLDIIGVETISNEYPVVQRPMKVPSSTDRISAATSRVAVPVKTSPPSGRRENLFLSELNKMPLKRQADATDDDDEDGDVEDEVTTYLAAKILTEYPNTITKRDTQAQQKGQFPYELYERAMKDYMDQADTETRPVAKRETEEQTEEKANPVEVQGKEEATDKTSAPQTANEEEERLEKKAAGM, via the coding sequence ATGCTGCATTTCCATCACAAGTTGCCCGCGGAGGGAGCCGTGGTCCTGCTCGCCTTCCTTCTCCACGGATGCGCCGTGCACACTGCATCTCTCCCCCGCCAATACAGGCTCCGAGGCGGTGAGAACGAAGGGCAACCGGCTGCTTTTTCACCCAGCTCCGATATGATCAAAGCTTTGGAGTACATCGAAAACCTGAAGCAGCGAAACGGGGACCGATCTGAGCCAGTGGATTACGACGAAGTAGAAAAATTCAAGATTCTGCTTCAGCTCGCCTCGCAACAAGATGAGGTTCCTGGGGACCGTCAGCCTGCCCCCAGCATCCATGATCAGGGCATAACCGCTGGACACTTGATGAAGGCGATGCTCAAGACTCTCCAGGATCAGGCTGGGAAAGATCCCAGGAGTGGCCGCCGAGCGCACAGGCACCACACCAAAGACACTGAAGCACCGGAAAGCCCACCAGCAGACTACGGTAATTTCCCCAGACCCCACAAGAAGTATCCGCTCATGTTTGAAGATGAAGAGAACACAGACGCAGCTAAGCGCGCAACAGAAGATCTGGACGAGCAGTACACCCCCCAGAGTCTAGCCAATCTCAGATCCATCTTCGATGAACTGGGGAGGATGGCGGCAGCCCCCGGACAGAAGAGAGGTGTGTTCGGAGATGATGGAGAAGACGCTTTTAGTCAGGATGTGGCTGGAGGAGAGGACTGGGTCCCCGTGGAGGAGAGGGAAGAGACTGAGGAGATGGTGAACAGGAGCCACGAAGAGATGGATAGAGCGCTCAATGAACAGGAGGAATCAGAGCGGGAGGAGATGCAACGCCGTGCCAACCAAAACCAAGAGGATGCTGATGATGACACTAAACTCGTAGATTACTACCTGTTGAAGGTCTTGGAGATGAGCGATCAGACGCAGAACAGGGATCAGACCGGCGATCAGAGGAAAAGGTTGATCCGCCCCTCCATCGTGGATCCCCGGACAGTGAAGGAGCTGTTGGAGCTTTCCCTCAAGCTCCACGTTCCTCCTCAGGACCTTATCGATATGGTGCTCACAGAGGAGCTCAGGAAGCTCCACCGCAACCCTCAAACCTTAACCCGCTACACGGCCGGACAGACCCCCAAGATCAGGTACTTCAGCCGCAGGCTGCCGCTGAAGAGCAAGCCCGCCCCCGATGACATGGACAGAGAGGACTTTTTGGACATAATCGGGGTGGAGACCATCAGCAACGAGTACCCCGTTGTGCAGAGACCTATGAAGGTCCCctcatccacagacagaatctCAGCAGCGACAAGCCGTGTTGCAGTTCCGGTTAAAACCTCACCCCCCTCCGGACGCCGGGAGAACCTGTTCTTGTCGGAGCTTAACAAGATGCCCCTGAAGCGTCAGGCCGACGCCACCGATGACGACGATGAAGACGGCGACGTAGAAGACGAGGTGACAACCTACCTTGCGGCCAAAATCCTTACCGAGTACCCAAACACCATCACCAAACGGGATACCCAGGCGCAGCAGAAGGGACAGTTCCCATACGAGCTGTACGAGCGCGCCATGAAAGACTACATGGATCAAGCGGACACTGAGACACGGCCAGTGGCCAAGAGGGAAACCGAGGAGCAAACGGAGGAGAAGGCGAACCCCGTAGAAGTGCAGGGAAAGGAGGAGGCGACGGACAAAACCTCTGCTCCGCAAACCGCGAACGAAGAGGAGGAGCGCCTTGAGAAAAAAGCTGCCGGGATGTAA